The genomic interval CGGCTAGTGAGGAATATTATTGAACACTAATCCATATATCAAACAAGCTTGATCTTCGACCCTAAAATATAAGGTTGGAACACTCAACCTTGAATGAGCAATAAATTATCAAGTAATTAAGTCGGTGAGGAAGAATTATAGCATTAACGGTGGACTTCACCAAATTAGCAACCACTGTCAATCACGAACCGAGATGAACTCAGACACTATTTCAGATTTTCAGAGTATCGAAATTTCAAAAATCTGTTCTTTTTCGCTTCTAAAcaaaattgtatttttttgttgtcAAATTCAGATTTAAAATTTCCGGAATATGAGTTCATGGCTGCAAGTTATTTTGGGCATACGTATATGAAATGCACCAAACACACAGGGCGTAAAGCGAAAAGAAAACAGGTTACATGTAGTCAagtaaaagtagtggtatttttACTACTTTAGAGGAAGATGTGTATGTTTGGCATATTTGTTCAGGAAGCGCGCCGCTGGTTTAACATTTGAGGTTCTAACTTTTTAGGCAACAAACTCAACTAATCACAAAGCAAAAACTCATAGTTAGTACTAGTGTTTAATTCATGGAAGATTTAACATaccatacatacatatatccaCGATCGAGTACGAACATGAATCATGAATGTATAGTATGTTTCAAATGATATACAAATTGAAGTCGCTTTTGGAGTATTTAAAGTTATGTAGGGTACAAAGATAGTTACTAGACATTTGTTGTAGAGCGTAGAACGTTACGATACTACATGATTAATTTATATGAGCTAAGTTTCAATAATTTTATACAATAAATGATgaataaatttacaaattttgCATTGgaaaacatttatttttttgttcaagAAGTTGGGTTGATGATTACAAACTATTAACTGTTTGTAGAATGAAGATGCATTTACCTAAAATTGAAACTATatgaattttctttcttttaatttaaGAAATGTCACCCCAAAGCATAAGCTCTATTTCATTTCTTTCAATTGAACACCTTGTCTAACTTCCATATTTAATATTCAAACAAGAAAGTGCAGCTCTAGCTAGTTCGAACTTCGAAGCTAGAAGGAGGAGTACACATTTTACAAGGACCAAGCtctaatataatttttgagaagtttatgtggaaatatgagTCAAATAAGTAAAGCTCTAGACCAACAGAGATACAGTCAAATAGACACGACTTGTAGAATgaattttcttatatatattcatctcACACTGTaggttatatataatatattatactaCAATCTTACGTACTACGTACTATCATATACATAATAAGTAAGTACTAACTACACGATTTGCATCCCAAAATTACATCATATGACTAACGATTACACATCATCCATATACAACTTGCTTAGTGAGTCATAACATGTCTTCTTATAAACTCTTATAGTGAGTATATCTGTAAACTGCTTTTCAATAGGAACAAAATGGAAGCTAATAATTCTTgcatctagcttctcttttatgaAGTGACAATTCACCTCCACGTGTTTAGTATGATCTTGTTCTACTGGATTATGTGACATGTTAGTTGCCGCTTTGTTGTCACAATACAATTACATatcattttttcaatttaacaCCCAAATTATGTAGCAAATTTCTTAGACACAATAATTCACACACTCCATGAGTCATACCTATATACTCGGTCTCAACACTCGATCGGGCCACGATTTTATGCTTCTGACTATTTCATGTGACCAAATTACTCcccacaaaggtaaagtaacaTGATGTCAACCTCatgtctgtaatatttccagcctaATCTGCATATGTAAAGACATTAATCTCAACAATGTTGTTATGTTTAGAAGGAGAATCAATAGTTGAGAGCACATTTGCCCCCCATACCATCACTCATACCCTTGACCAACAACGTCCTGGTatagaagatcactcatctgaggtatGTCTTGTCCATCCACTAGTACTAGTAGTGAGTCTGATAATGGGCAATATGTGTTACCAAACAGGTATACTAGAGGTCAGCCCCCCAAAAGATATGAACCCAGTTTACAAGCCAAATCTAAAAAACCAGTAGTCAACTATATATCCACTAGGAGATTAtaaaagtcatatgaatctttTGTGAATCAATTATCTGTTGTAtgagtacctaacaaagtacATGAGACATTGAGGGATCCAAAGTGGAGGAAAGCAATTAAAGAAGAGATGGAGGCATTGTAGAAGAACAATACATGGAAACTTGTGTCTCCACCATATGGTAAGAAAGTTGTAGGGTGTCATCGGGTGTTCATTGTGAAGCATAATGCATATGGATCAATAAGCCGGTATAAAACATGTCTTGTTGCGAAGGGGTTTACTTAGACATATGACATTGATTATGTTAACACTTTTGCTCATGTTACGAAGATGAACAATATCTGAGTTATTCTTTTGTTCGCTGCTAGTTTCAACTGGCCACTTCGACTGTTTGATGTTAAtaatgcatttcttcatggtgAGTTAGTTGAAGAAATGTATATGAGTCTTCCTCCAGGGTATGTAACTACCTCTTCTGGTGATTTTGTGTGCAAACTGAGAAAGTCTCTACATAGTCTCAAACAATCACCTCGTGCCTGGTTTGGGAGGTTCTCACAGTTCATGCAGAAGATTGGCTATAAACAAAGTAATTCAAATCATACCTTGTTTCTCAAGCACCAGCAAGTGAAGGTAGTAtctttgattatatatgttgatgatatggtgatTACTAGTAATGGTATTATAGAGATGGATCGGTTGCAGGGACAGTTGTCTtatgagtttgagatgaaagacttaACTGATCTCAAGTATTTCAAAGGGATTGAGGTAGTAAGGGGGAGAGACGAGATCTActtgtgtcagaggaagtatataCTTGATTTGTTGACCGAGACATGTATGCTAATTGCACACCTATCGACACCCATTTTGAGCAAACCATCGtctagcagagtatccagaccAAACACCTACTGATCAAGCTCGCTATCAGAGGTTAGTTGGGTGCTTGATTTATTTGATTCATACTAGACCAGAAATTACATATGCAGTGACTGTAGTGAGTCAATTCATGTATAATCCAAATGAGAGTCACATATATGTCATTGTGCTAGAGGAAGTTTATACTTGATTTGTTGACAACAAagacatgtatgtcatattgcCCACTATCAGGCTCACTACTAGTACTAGTGGATGGACATACCTCAAATAAGTGATCTTATGCATCATGAAGTTGTTGGTTATAGGTATGAGTGATGCTAGGAGGGGCAGATGCGCTCTCAATTATTGATTCTCCTTCTTGAATTTATGCGTTTGATGCTTTTACCTTTGATAGAGCTTATGATATTACTAGAACCTGGTTATCTAAAGTTTATACCTCATAATGAGCTTTTACTACTGGAGTTAAAGTATTTCGGGCAATAACTCTTTCTAATTCctcccctctccatgatataACTCTTCGAAAATATTAATGCTCCccttgaagagttgtatcagaagaggtaaaataactcatgtccctaaagaaagtaacatccataatGACATAATACTTCCTAATAGGTGGATGATAACACTTGTATCCTTTCTGACTACTTTCATATCCAATAAACACACACTTGATCGTCCAGGGATCCAACTTTGACTTTATTTGGCTTTGAGGGACATGAACAAAAGCACATAACAAAAAACACGGGCATGTATATTGTGAAAAGGGGGAATtaagacatgagatgcaagaacCTAAGATGAACTTGTCCCTGAAGGACACTAGATGGAATACGATTGATAAGATGAGTTGAAGCTACTACAACATCACCCCCATTGATACTTAGGCATATGAGCACTAAAAATAAGAGAATGAGGAATATCAAGGAGATGCcgtttttttcctttcagacaCCTCATTTTGCTATGgtgttcgtggacatgtggtTTGGTGAATAATCCTATGATCTTTGAAAAAATGTTGAAAAACATGATTGACATACTCCCTCCCTCCTCATCAGGACGAAGAATCCTAATGGTACATGAGTATGAAAAGCTTGAAAAGAAGGGAATACCTCATCCCTGGTTTGAAAAAGAATAACTCATGATGACCTAGtgcaattaaataaaaaacacaTAATACCTCATGCCCGTGAGTGTAGATGGGGGATTTTGATAAGATCTTTGGGTGTGTGAAGTAATCATGCTAAGATAGATTAAGCATGATAGAACGGGTTGGATAGAGAGGATATGGGTTGGAATTCGAGATGGACTAAACACTGCAGACAACACTAATATGGAGTAGCGAGTCCGAGAGTCCGATGCAGGTCGGGATTGAACTGTCGATTTGGGATTCAACGACGCTGGACAAATTTGTGGGTTGATGACGGACTAGACTGACAATACTGACAGACTAACGTCGGAGAGGAGATGTGGCAATATACTGACGTTAGAGAGGAGATGTGGTGACGGAGGTTCGAACTGATTTATGGGTCGAAGTCGGGTCAGAACTTGACTGCCGATGCCGGACTGAAGATGTTGGAGGAGGACTCGATCTGAAGATGCGGAATGTGGCAACTGTATGAAGAATTGAACTGATTGGGTGCCCAAAGTGAATTTCTTGACGAAGTTGAAGAAGACGACGAACTTGACGATGaccaaaagagaagaaaaaaccaTAACGATGAGGTTTAATTCCACAAATCAAGTGCAGCagaaaaataaagagataAAGTCTTTTCGGATCTTTCCTCGGATACCAAGTTAAATATGACACAAGTTGGAGAATGAATTTTCTAATATCTATTCATCTAACACTAGAGGTTATATATAAAGAATACACTGTATTACAATCTTACGTAAGTACGTAGCAACATACTACAACCATACGTACTAACACATacaaaatatgtaaataataattacataatttacgTTACTAAATTACATTCCATAACTCCCAATATTTAAATAGACTCCGACCAGTacaagaagaaacaaaaatacTTGTCGATGCGAggatagaagaagaagaagaagatgcaaTAATAAATCGAGAGTTATGACGAAGGCTTTTCTTTCCTCTACATTGTTCGTTCCCCTTTGTACAAACCTTGCGCAgtagtctctctctctctctctctctccaattATTCTATCCTTCACTCGAAATTATatcaaaatacaaaaccaTTTCAGTGTTTTAGTTTCAGTTCTCAATTTCAGTTTCCGCTCTGTTTTAGCTTTATAATGCTCCATCCCCCATTCTCAAATCCCAATCCCAAGTCTTTTTCACTCAAATGTTTAAAATAGTGGTCATCAAGCTCTAAGTTTTAGTGGGGTTTTTTCCTTATGGATTTTGGGGCTGTGGGTTATGATGGGTTTGGTGGGGGTTCAGACATTGGCTTTGTTACTAGTTCAGATCAGGAGGGAAAGAACAAGCGGTACGGATCTGGGCTCCAGAAGCAGGAGAGATCTGTGGCCGTTGATGAAGAACATTGGAGGAGCTCAAAACAGACCAAGGCtagtgatgatttttcttcaGCGCCCAAAAAAATGCTGCAGCTGAACACTGGTTTGATGAGGACTAATTCCACCAGCTTTGATGGGCAGCAGTTACTGAGCTTCTCTAACTCGCCCAAATCAGAAGCTCAAAATGCCTCATTGGACTCATTGCCTAGCTACTTTCAACAAGCTGTGTCTACTTACCATAGAAATTCAGGTACTTGAATACTCTGTTTCAAGATGGGATCTTTTTTCAGGTTGGGGGATATGAAGCATTTTAAGTTGGAATTTCTAAAATGTGGACTCTTGCATCAGTTGCATGTGAGTTTCTGGTAAATGTTTGCCGTATGGTTTTTATGGAAAAAATTTTAGTAGACTTTTGTGCTCCAAGAGAATTGAGTTGGGAACtattgagtgtcttttcaagaAAATATGTTGTCTTTTTTTGTCTTGTCAAAGCAATTGAAAAGTGGAAATGTTTCTCTCGCTATCTGAAAATCTTTGTCATCCTGTTTTAGGGGgaatatgatttgttttggtaaaattTCAGCACGTATGGGGAgccaaaacaagaaaatttaTGACTCAAGATTGGAGGAGAAATAAGAGCAAGCAAAGACATGTTCTTTGATGGGTTCTGATTCCTCTTTCTCTCCTTTTAATCTTGAGTTCTGCCACCCAAAAAAGATCAACAAGAAATTCATGATTGAAGCAGCCATAAATGCTGCAGCAAAGATAGCAAAGTTGTAAACTTTTGATTCTTCTTTTTCTgaaattctttattttccacactagcaagtttttttttttctatatattttcatgAAATGAGCTGTGAGTTCTACTACTCTTCTGGTGTTCTTAGTTCTTACCTGTTTTGTTTCAGGCAACAACAATAGTGGGAGCTATAATGGAGCTACAGTACAATCTGTAGCAGGAGGCAGAGGACCATTTACTCCTTCACAATGGATGGAGCTAGAACACCAGGCCTTGATCTACAAATATATCACTGCAAATGTGCCTATACCATCCAATCTGCTCATCCCCATAAAGAAGGCCCTGGATTCTTCTGGGTTATTTTCACCAGGACTCCTCAGATCCAATGCATGTAAGTTCTTCCCTGCTAAAATTATAGAAGGGTGATTTTGCAACATTCATGCTTATCTTCCTATCTAAATGTGAGTACAATGTGCATTTTAACTTTTTTAGTGCAGTAacttaagaaataaaaatccTAGTTGGTACTATTTCTTGTATCTAATTCTGAAAATGTATGTGATCTGAGCATGACCTGGTCTAACACAAGAGTGAATTTAGTCTACATTCCCCAAGTCTCTAATTTGGTGATGTCTTTTTTGTGTTATAAACTTAGTCATTTTGTGTGGGGGTATGAAAATGTGCAGTTGGATGGGGTTCTATCCATTTGGGATACGCCAATAGCACCGATCCTGAGCCGGGGAGGTGTCGTAGGACCGATGGGAAGAAATGGCGGTGCTGGAGAGACGCAGTCCCTGACCAAAAATATTGTGAGCGGCACATCAACAGAGGCCGCCATCGTTCAAGAAAGCCTGTGGAAGGTCAAACTGGCCAGTCCGTTGCTGTTACCGCCACCACTGCCCCCTCAAAGCAGCTTATGCCTGGTGGAGGTGGAGCTAGTAGCCTCACTATAGCCAACCAACAGCTCAAGAGCTTGCAGCCTGCTACTGCTGCATCTAATTCTTCCACACCCACTCAGATGAGCAGGTGAATGGTCCTCCTTTTATCTTTTCAGCTTCAATTTGCTCTGAGGTTTCGTAACATCTACATTGGC from Argentina anserina chromosome 2, drPotAnse1.1, whole genome shotgun sequence carries:
- the LOC126782784 gene encoding growth-regulating factor 6-like, which gives rise to MDFGAVGYDGFGGGSDIGFVTSSDQEGKNKRYGSGLQKQERSVAVDEEHWRSSKQTKASDDFSSAPKKMLQLNTGLMRTNSTSFDGQQLLSFSNSPKSEAQNASLDSLPSYFQQAVSTYHRNSGNNNSGSYNGATVQSVAGGRGPFTPSQWMELEHQALIYKYITANVPIPSNLLIPIKKALDSSGLFSPGLLRSNAFGWGSIHLGYANSTDPEPGRCRRTDGKKWRCWRDAVPDQKYCERHINRGRHRSRKPVEGQTGQSVAVTATTAPSKQLMPGGGGASSLTIANQQLKSLQPATAASNSSTPTQMSRMFMNKDGVSDRMQHSPDLSMLSKENIFLSQKQQLGFEESSFGLVTSDALLNPSQKRSSNSMMSCGNFDITSQNLTVQETESQHPLRHFIDDWPENPTESAAVVAWPDHLDMQSDRTQLSISIPKALASSDFIPLTSSTNNEKLTLSPLRVSRELDSVPVSLGVSSNMEQHKKQPNWIPITWEHSVGGPLGEVLHHTNINSAECKKSSVLNLMTEGCDNNSPSSLGSSPTGVLQSTAFGSVSSSAGSSPRAENRNTLEGASRCNELLVFPAL